The following proteins are co-located in the Dietzia timorensis genome:
- a CDS encoding 1-acyl-sn-glycerol-3-phosphate acyltransferase has protein sequence MIRRLIARAFWTFSKWRLVSEPAPSRPSVMVGAPHTSNWDFILMLAVAWSVGVHMRWMGKHSLFSGWRGPLMRALGGIPIDRENAQTAVEDIVSRLHSGESFCLVITPDGTRKGHSHWKSGFYRIARETGMPIVLCYIDRNTMTSGLGPTLELTGNVGADMDRIREFYADKSGFAPENRIEPRLREE, from the coding sequence ATGATTCGACGGCTCATCGCTCGCGCGTTCTGGACCTTCAGCAAGTGGCGCCTGGTATCGGAACCGGCGCCTTCGAGGCCGTCGGTGATGGTCGGGGCGCCGCACACGTCGAATTGGGATTTCATCCTCATGCTCGCCGTGGCGTGGAGCGTCGGGGTGCACATGAGATGGATGGGTAAGCATAGTCTATTTTCCGGCTGGCGCGGACCGCTCATGCGTGCTCTCGGTGGAATCCCCATCGACCGTGAGAATGCCCAGACCGCGGTCGAGGACATCGTCTCCCGCTTACACTCCGGTGAATCATTTTGCCTGGTCATCACACCTGACGGCACGCGTAAGGGGCACTCGCACTGGAAGTCCGGCTTCTACCGGATCGCGCGCGAGACCGGCATGCCCATCGTGCTGTGCTACATCGATAGAAACACGATGACCTCCGGGCTTGGACCGACGCTGGAGCTCACCGGGAACGTCGGCGCCGACATGGACAGAATCCGCGAGTTCTATGCCGACAAGTCGGGTTTCGCCCCGGAGAACCGCATCGAGCCGCGCCTGCGGGAGGAATGA
- a CDS encoding MFS transporter → MSLAQSVRPRSTERVGGIIAVAAAAAFLATFNETFLNVAFSPIMSDFGVDVSTVQWLTTGYLLVAAMFVPVATVVYHRYPTRALFVSVVALMAAGSVVGALAPTFEVLLAGRLLQAIGTGLLTPIGMNIVLAVSPRERLGLNMGIMAAMTTLGPSLAIVLSGALLSIGPWTMLMWVFFALTVVVMLAATLLLRNVADLRRPTLDVLSFLLVAVGLVGVLYGVSEVFAGSALLAATAFVVGLIALALFAVRQRRIANPLIDLRPLAEKKFVLGLFMTMLGLLFVFAMNVVIPLFLQAARGASPMTASLALAPGILLTVVMGPIAGRRFDIRGGKVSIPLGFCVMAVFVALVGLAAGSAPITVFALFYIPAVLATAFVIGPAQTFALTSLDRDSSTHGVTVVATGFQIAGCLGTSLAAGIYGALAGSERNSGATEVDSLLTGFHGAVALVVMTSLIGIALAVLAFRSSSKRIGHELQPVA, encoded by the coding sequence ATGTCCCTTGCCCAATCCGTCCGACCCCGCTCCACGGAGCGTGTAGGCGGGATTATCGCCGTTGCCGCCGCAGCAGCATTTCTCGCCACCTTCAACGAAACCTTTCTCAACGTCGCGTTCTCGCCGATCATGAGCGATTTCGGCGTAGACGTGAGCACCGTACAGTGGCTCACGACCGGGTACCTACTCGTCGCCGCGATGTTCGTTCCTGTCGCCACGGTCGTCTACCACCGCTACCCCACCCGGGCGCTGTTCGTCTCGGTGGTCGCGCTCATGGCCGCCGGTTCGGTCGTCGGCGCGCTCGCTCCGACATTCGAGGTGCTCCTCGCCGGACGCCTCCTGCAGGCCATCGGCACGGGCTTGCTCACCCCGATTGGCATGAACATCGTGCTCGCGGTCTCGCCGCGCGAAAGGCTCGGCCTCAACATGGGCATCATGGCCGCGATGACCACCCTCGGTCCTTCGCTGGCGATCGTGCTCTCGGGCGCGCTGCTCTCCATCGGTCCATGGACGATGCTCATGTGGGTGTTCTTCGCCCTTACCGTCGTCGTCATGCTCGCCGCCACGCTCCTACTTCGCAATGTCGCCGACCTCCGCCGACCCACGTTGGACGTTCTTTCTTTCCTGCTGGTCGCCGTCGGCCTGGTCGGTGTGCTCTACGGCGTGAGCGAAGTGTTCGCTGGGTCCGCGCTGCTTGCCGCCACAGCTTTCGTCGTCGGACTCATCGCTCTGGCGCTGTTCGCCGTCCGCCAGCGCCGCATCGCCAATCCGCTCATCGATCTACGTCCGCTCGCCGAGAAGAAGTTCGTCCTCGGCCTGTTCATGACCATGCTCGGATTGCTCTTCGTTTTCGCGATGAACGTCGTGATCCCGCTCTTCCTCCAAGCCGCTCGCGGTGCATCGCCCATGACCGCCTCGCTCGCGTTGGCCCCGGGAATTCTGCTCACCGTCGTCATGGGCCCGATTGCCGGCCGCCGCTTCGACATTCGAGGCGGCAAGGTCTCCATTCCGCTCGGGTTCTGCGTGATGGCCGTATTCGTCGCGCTCGTGGGCCTCGCTGCCGGGTCGGCCCCGATCACGGTATTCGCGCTGTTCTACATCCCTGCCGTGTTGGCAACCGCGTTCGTCATCGGTCCGGCGCAGACCTTCGCGCTCACAAGCCTCGATCGAGACAGCAGCACGCACGGCGTCACCGTCGTGGCCACGGGCTTCCAGATCGCGGGCTGCCTCGGCACGTCACTGGCCGCCGGGATCTATGGCGCGCTCGCCGGTTCCGAGCGAAACAGTGGCGCGACCGAGGTCGACTCGCTTCTCACCGGATTCCACGGGGCGGTCGCCTTGGTTGTCATGACGTCGCTCATCGGAATCGCCCTGGCCGTGCTCGCCTTCCGCTCATCTTCCAAGCGGATCGGGCACGAGCTGCAGCCTGTCGCCTGA
- the arr gene encoding NAD(+)--rifampin ADP-ribosyltransferase produces the protein MAELLDEGPFFHGTMAKLNVGDLLTAGHRSNYRPEIVMNHIYFTALVDGAGLAAELAAVDGEPHVYLIEPTGDFDNDPNVTDKKFPGNPTRSYRSTEPLRIVAEVHDWPRLSPDALRQWRERLAAIDDKSEIIN, from the coding sequence ATGGCTGAGCTACTCGATGAAGGTCCGTTCTTTCACGGGACGATGGCGAAGTTGAATGTGGGCGATCTGCTCACCGCTGGGCACCGGTCGAATTACCGCCCCGAGATCGTGATGAACCATATCTACTTCACCGCGCTCGTCGACGGCGCCGGCCTCGCCGCCGAGCTCGCCGCCGTGGATGGAGAGCCCCACGTGTATCTCATCGAACCGACCGGGGATTTCGACAACGATCCTAATGTCACCGACAAGAAATTCCCCGGCAATCCGACGCGCTCGTATCGGAGCACTGAGCCACTTCGCATCGTCGCGGAGGTACATGATTGGCCACGGCTTTCACCGGACGCGCTACGCCAGTGGAGGGAACGCCTGGCGGCCATCGACGATAAGAGCGAGATCATTAACTAG
- a CDS encoding DUF2316 family protein, with product MSLTRNQMEATAEEHRAHLDATGLTYADVLADLEWDSRRLAATLGGNDSTDPVDAWELRDYLVAAVRDRGVHVEPYSVLTDANKQRATQWFDLRAAPRHDFG from the coding sequence GTGTCATTGACGCGAAACCAAATGGAAGCCACAGCCGAAGAGCACCGGGCGCATCTCGACGCAACGGGGTTGACGTACGCTGACGTGCTCGCAGATCTCGAGTGGGATTCTCGGCGTCTGGCAGCGACACTCGGCGGGAACGACTCGACCGACCCGGTCGACGCGTGGGAACTCCGCGACTACCTGGTGGCGGCGGTGCGAGATCGCGGAGTCCACGTCGAACCGTACTCGGTGCTCACCGATGCGAACAAGCAGCGGGCGACGCAATGGTTCGATCTGCGCGCTGCTCCGCGTCATGACTTCGGCTAA
- a CDS encoding universal stress protein, translated as MSTDAFTTGRPPVFDPATRPFGVLVGFDGSENAKAALDYAAEAARLRETRLTVVTAYRLPRHFYPNYASLPKDDEDEQRSKRAEEILEGARTHLGAFPGDVQFLIATGHATEVFRDMSAEAQLTVVGSRGRGGFMGLLVGSVATALPPHAASPVVVVPSNVQDAAADDGGAALTGPVVAGVDGSAASRIVELQAAQAAKERGAVLQILMVMPPPDSLASWYPELVQQSAIDARRSAYEDWLDAERRWLQGHFPDLKITRHLAYGDPVTTLVDSSNSAQLIVVGTRGRGAVAGTVLGSVSRELLQQKVGAVMVVPELRDPRAED; from the coding sequence ATGAGCACCGACGCTTTCACCACCGGTCGCCCACCTGTTTTCGATCCCGCCACCCGTCCTTTCGGCGTCCTCGTCGGCTTCGATGGTTCCGAAAACGCGAAGGCGGCACTGGACTACGCTGCCGAGGCCGCGCGGTTGCGAGAGACCCGGCTCACCGTCGTCACCGCGTACCGCCTTCCCAGGCACTTTTATCCGAACTACGCCTCGCTTCCCAAGGACGATGAGGACGAACAGCGCAGCAAGCGCGCCGAGGAGATACTCGAGGGCGCGCGCACGCACCTCGGTGCATTTCCGGGTGATGTCCAGTTCCTCATCGCCACGGGACATGCGACGGAGGTCTTCCGGGACATGTCCGCCGAGGCGCAACTCACTGTGGTCGGCTCTCGTGGGCGCGGCGGTTTCATGGGTCTGCTCGTCGGCTCGGTCGCCACAGCGCTGCCACCGCACGCGGCATCACCGGTGGTGGTCGTTCCCTCGAACGTGCAGGACGCCGCTGCCGATGACGGCGGAGCCGCGCTCACCGGCCCGGTCGTCGCCGGCGTCGACGGTTCTGCCGCCAGTAGAATCGTTGAACTCCAGGCCGCGCAGGCCGCGAAGGAGCGCGGCGCGGTCCTACAGATCCTCATGGTCATGCCGCCGCCGGACTCCCTGGCCAGCTGGTACCCGGAACTCGTGCAGCAATCTGCCATCGACGCGCGCCGATCCGCGTACGAGGATTGGCTCGACGCCGAGCGCCGCTGGTTGCAAGGGCACTTCCCCGACCTCAAAATCACGCGTCACCTCGCCTACGGCGACCCCGTCACTACTCTTGTTGACAGCTCGAATTCTGCGCAGCTGATCGTCGTGGGCACCCGTGGTCGAGGCGCCGTCGCAGGCACCGTCCTAGGGTCGGTATCCCGCGAGCTGCTCCAACAGAAGGTAGGCGCCGTGATGGTCGTCCCCGAACTACGCGACCCGCGCGCCGAGGACTAA
- a CDS encoding isocitrate lyase/PEP mutase family protein: MATNAQKAQEFLDLHHRGLPLVLPTAWDVWSAKLVEAAGFEALTIGSHPVSDSLGYQDGEGLPFDMLLEATARIAAGVEIPVSVDVESGYDIEPGELVRRVLEAGAVGINVEDTVHSSGTRRSPQEHADYIGAIRSAADEAGVHLVINGRTDGFIGDGSEDERLADVLERLRLLEDAGADSLYPVKVPSRNALELILAELSLPVNVTAHPVNGAIPGGIGLPELAELGVKRVSFGPLLQAALAARTEDLLGSWRN; the protein is encoded by the coding sequence ATGGCCACTAATGCGCAGAAAGCCCAAGAATTTCTCGACCTCCACCATCGCGGGCTTCCGCTCGTGCTGCCCACCGCCTGGGACGTCTGGTCCGCGAAACTCGTCGAAGCGGCGGGATTCGAGGCACTCACAATCGGTTCCCATCCCGTCTCCGACTCACTCGGCTACCAGGACGGCGAAGGCTTGCCGTTCGACATGCTGCTCGAGGCGACGGCCCGAATTGCCGCGGGCGTGGAGATTCCCGTCTCCGTCGACGTCGAATCGGGCTACGACATCGAGCCAGGTGAGCTCGTGCGCCGCGTGCTTGAGGCCGGCGCCGTCGGCATCAACGTCGAGGACACCGTGCATTCGTCCGGCACGCGCCGCAGCCCGCAAGAGCATGCGGACTACATCGGCGCGATCCGCTCGGCAGCGGACGAAGCCGGCGTGCACCTGGTGATCAACGGGCGCACCGACGGCTTTATCGGCGATGGATCCGAGGACGAGCGGCTCGCCGACGTGCTCGAGCGACTGCGCCTCCTCGAGGACGCCGGTGCCGATTCGCTGTACCCGGTGAAGGTACCGTCCCGGAATGCGCTCGAGCTGATCCTCGCCGAGTTGTCGCTCCCGGTCAACGTGACCGCGCACCCGGTTAATGGGGCGATCCCCGGCGGCATCGGTCTGCCCGAGCTCGCGGAGCTCGGCGTCAAACGTGTGTCGTTCGGTCCGCTGCTGCAGGCGGCACTCGCCGCACGGACTGAAGATCTGCTCGGCTCGTGGAGGAACTAA
- a CDS encoding aldehyde dehydrogenase family protein: MTDSVATLYIDGAWVPSSTGDTRSIICPADGTDVGVVSEASTADTESAIAAARRAFDSRVWADRPAGERGDFLLDVAEQLRRRKDEFARAEALDTGKRLVEAEGDMDDIIACFRFFGKIADHDPGRLVDAGDNSVISRVVYEPIGVCGMITPWNFPLLQASWKIAPALAAGNSFVIKPAELTPHTTILILDVIDKLGLPAGVANLVLGDGGTVGAPLSSHPDIDLVSFTGGLVTGRKIAEAAAPGIKKVALELGGKNPNVVFADADFDAAVDNALNAGFVDSGLVCSAGTRLIVQDTIAEKFVDALVRRAEGIVMGGPLDENAETGPLISEAHRDKVTDYVKRGVDAGARLRTGGHWGGPEHEKGYFYAPTILDQCTKDNPAVIEEGFGPVITVETFSTEEEAVEIANHTEYGLAGAVWSSDAGTANRVSRRLRHGTIWINDYHPYVPQAEWGGFKMSGVGRELGLSGLDEYREAKHIYQNTEPAVSGWFPVKD, encoded by the coding sequence AACCGACGTCGGCGTGGTCTCCGAGGCGAGCACCGCCGACACCGAATCTGCGATCGCCGCGGCGCGCCGCGCTTTCGACTCTCGGGTGTGGGCGGACCGCCCGGCAGGCGAACGCGGCGATTTTCTTCTTGACGTCGCAGAGCAGCTCCGCCGGCGGAAGGACGAATTCGCCCGCGCAGAAGCTCTCGATACCGGCAAGCGCCTGGTCGAGGCCGAAGGCGATATGGACGACATCATCGCCTGCTTCCGCTTCTTCGGAAAGATCGCCGACCACGATCCGGGACGGCTCGTCGACGCCGGGGACAACTCGGTCATCTCCCGCGTCGTGTACGAGCCGATCGGCGTGTGCGGAATGATCACGCCCTGGAACTTCCCGCTGCTCCAGGCCTCGTGGAAGATCGCGCCCGCACTAGCGGCCGGGAACTCCTTCGTTATCAAGCCCGCCGAGCTCACGCCCCACACGACGATCCTCATCCTCGACGTCATCGACAAACTAGGCCTTCCTGCGGGAGTCGCGAACCTCGTTCTTGGCGACGGCGGGACGGTCGGCGCTCCCCTGTCCAGCCATCCGGACATCGATCTCGTCTCGTTCACCGGCGGCCTGGTCACCGGTCGCAAGATCGCCGAAGCAGCAGCTCCGGGCATCAAGAAGGTCGCGCTCGAGCTCGGCGGGAAGAACCCGAACGTCGTCTTCGCCGATGCGGACTTCGATGCGGCGGTAGACAATGCCCTCAACGCCGGGTTCGTGGATTCCGGCCTCGTCTGTTCAGCGGGCACCCGGCTCATCGTCCAGGACACCATCGCGGAGAAGTTTGTCGACGCTCTCGTTCGACGTGCCGAGGGCATTGTCATGGGCGGCCCGCTCGACGAGAACGCGGAAACCGGTCCGCTGATCTCCGAGGCACACCGCGACAAGGTCACCGACTACGTCAAGCGCGGTGTCGACGCAGGTGCACGGCTGCGTACAGGCGGCCACTGGGGAGGCCCGGAGCACGAGAAGGGATACTTCTACGCGCCGACGATTCTCGACCAGTGCACCAAGGACAACCCCGCCGTCATCGAAGAGGGTTTCGGCCCTGTCATCACGGTCGAGACCTTCTCTACGGAAGAAGAGGCCGTCGAGATCGCCAACCACACCGAGTACGGTCTCGCGGGTGCCGTGTGGTCCTCTGACGCCGGCACCGCCAACCGCGTCTCGCGCCGACTGCGTCACGGCACCATCTGGATCAACGACTACCACCCGTATGTGCCGCAGGCCGAGTGGGGCGGGTTCAAGATGTCCGGTGTCGGCCGCGAGCTCGGCCTTTCCGGCCTCGACGAATACCGCGAGGCCAAGCACATCTATCAGAACACCGAGCCCGCCGTGTCCGGTTGGTTCCCGGTCAAGGACTAA
- a CDS encoding GMC family oxidoreductase, whose translation MPENNKPSENPITEYDYVIVGGGSAGAALAARLSEDPGVEVALLEAGDSDLDHQEVLELKRWMELLESGLDWDYPIEPQENGNSFMRHARAKVLGGCSSHNSCIAFHPPAEDMDLWESLGAEGWNAETILPLIKRLETNARGGEQHGTDGPVHIMDAPPEDPLGVAILDACEQAGIPRAQFNEFSTVVTGANWFQVNRKADGTRSSSSVSYLHPNMGRENLHVLTGHRVMQVLFDENNRAVGVEYVNNAFGRSSLMYARKEVILSAGAIDTPKLLMLSGIGPSEHLSELGIDVRVDSPGVGSNLQDHPEAVISWESTQKMTRDSTQWWEIGIFAATEDGLDLPDLMMHYGSVPFDMHTRRQGYPTSPESFALTPNVTHAKSRGTVRLRSIDFRDKPKVDPRYFTDPEGHDMAVAVAGIKKAREIVAQSSMDSFRGRELFPGENVQSDEEIADYVAKTHNTVYHPAGSCRMGAVDDDMSPLDPQLRVKGITGLRVVDGSVMPQLTAVNPNITTMLIGERASDLIKADQ comes from the coding sequence ATGCCCGAAAACAACAAGCCGTCCGAGAATCCCATCACCGAGTACGACTACGTCATCGTCGGCGGCGGCTCCGCCGGCGCGGCGCTGGCTGCGAGGCTCTCCGAGGATCCCGGCGTCGAGGTGGCCTTGCTCGAGGCCGGCGACTCCGACCTCGACCACCAGGAGGTGCTCGAGCTCAAGCGATGGATGGAGTTGCTCGAATCCGGACTCGACTGGGACTACCCGATCGAGCCGCAGGAAAACGGCAACTCGTTCATGCGCCACGCACGCGCGAAGGTGCTCGGCGGCTGCTCATCGCACAATTCCTGCATCGCGTTCCATCCGCCGGCCGAGGATATGGACCTGTGGGAATCCCTCGGCGCCGAGGGATGGAACGCCGAGACGATACTTCCGCTCATCAAGCGCCTCGAGACCAATGCCCGAGGCGGCGAGCAACACGGCACCGATGGTCCGGTTCACATCATGGACGCGCCCCCGGAGGACCCGTTGGGCGTCGCCATCCTCGACGCGTGCGAGCAGGCGGGCATCCCCCGCGCCCAGTTCAACGAGTTCTCCACCGTCGTCACCGGTGCGAACTGGTTCCAAGTCAATCGAAAAGCCGACGGCACCCGCTCGTCGTCCTCGGTGTCGTACCTGCACCCGAACATGGGCCGAGAGAACCTGCACGTGCTCACCGGCCACAGGGTCATGCAAGTTCTCTTCGACGAGAACAATCGCGCCGTCGGCGTCGAATACGTCAACAACGCCTTTGGCCGCTCCTCGCTGATGTACGCCCGAAAGGAAGTCATCCTGTCTGCGGGCGCAATCGATACCCCGAAGCTGCTCATGCTCTCGGGCATCGGCCCTTCCGAGCATTTGTCCGAGCTCGGCATCGACGTACGCGTCGATTCCCCGGGCGTGGGCTCGAACCTGCAGGATCACCCGGAAGCCGTCATCTCGTGGGAATCCACACAGAAAATGACCCGTGATTCCACCCAGTGGTGGGAGATCGGCATCTTCGCCGCCACCGAGGACGGACTCGATCTACCGGATCTGATGATGCATTACGGCTCGGTTCCGTTCGACATGCACACCCGCCGACAGGGCTACCCCACCTCGCCGGAGTCTTTCGCGCTGACACCGAACGTCACCCACGCCAAGTCGCGGGGAACGGTTCGGCTGCGTTCGATCGACTTCCGCGATAAGCCCAAGGTCGATCCGCGCTACTTCACCGACCCCGAGGGCCACGATATGGCGGTCGCGGTCGCGGGCATCAAGAAGGCTCGCGAGATCGTCGCCCAGTCCTCGATGGATTCCTTCCGTGGGCGCGAGCTCTTCCCGGGCGAGAACGTGCAGTCGGACGAGGAGATCGCCGATTACGTGGCGAAGACGCACAACACCGTGTACCACCCGGCCGGATCGTGCCGGATGGGCGCGGTGGACGACGACATGTCTCCGCTCGATCCGCAGCTGCGTGTCAAGGGCATCACCGGTCTGCGCGTCGTCGATGGTTCGGTCATGCCGCAGCTGACGGCGGTCAATCCGAACATCACGACGATGCTCATCGGCGAACGCGCCTCGGACCTGATCAAGGCCGATCAGTAG
- a CDS encoding YchJ family protein: MSDEQRQPAEPATSEPATAEALMRSRFDAFRSADTRWLLRTWHPSTRPTSLDLGDNPRWRGLQIVDTHDGGPDDSQGIVEFRATFIEDGGGLGILHERSRFLREHGRWFYVDGDIL; the protein is encoded by the coding sequence ATGAGCGACGAACAACGCCAGCCCGCCGAGCCCGCCACATCCGAGCCCGCCACCGCCGAGGCACTCATGCGCTCGCGGTTCGACGCATTCCGCTCCGCAGACACACGGTGGCTGCTGCGCACGTGGCATCCGTCCACGCGCCCGACGTCATTGGATCTGGGGGACAACCCGCGGTGGCGCGGACTACAGATTGTCGACACCCATGACGGCGGACCCGACGATTCCCAGGGGATCGTGGAGTTTCGCGCTACTTTTATAGAGGATGGCGGCGGTCTTGGGATTCTCCACGAACGCTCACGCTTCCTCCGCGAGCACGGGCGCTGGTTTTACGTCGACGGTGACATCCTCTGA
- a CDS encoding MFS transporter yields MTNSPQTSETPQSKRTRSMLIAAFGTIVEWYDFSIYFYVATILTREFFGDRPDSLLLTLGVGAAGFLFRPLGAMVFGHLGDRVGRRAALVISAGLISVSMFGTAMLPGIETAGIWGGIGMVVLRCVAGFSVGAEYTGTMVYLMESATPGRRGLATSWAAANSEIGSLLAVGLGALFASMLTPDAMQEWGWRILFVIGGILAAIMIPLRSMLEETETTKRIQTAQPRERDASLKSWRSSPLVLVLRHQPRAVLVAFLISSIGATSYFLGITYVPTYLTNEVHLAEAGSLGLGTIAAVVAIIVTPLFGLLADQVGRRRSLIGLVVGLVLTTVPVYALLHVGSDGVGIIAASFLAVPAAGWSAIAASTIPEQFTAVGRFSGMAIGYNIATVLFGGLSPLIATGLIAATGVSLAPAIYATVIFLAAGIPGLMLMRNMSGAQLDEVDRDDMLVGV; encoded by the coding sequence ATGACGAACAGCCCGCAGACTTCCGAGACGCCGCAGTCGAAGCGGACCCGTTCGATGCTCATCGCCGCGTTCGGCACGATCGTCGAATGGTACGACTTCTCCATATACTTCTACGTCGCGACGATTCTCACCCGCGAGTTCTTCGGCGACCGCCCGGATTCACTGCTGCTCACGCTCGGGGTCGGCGCGGCCGGTTTCCTGTTTCGTCCTCTCGGGGCGATGGTGTTCGGCCACCTCGGCGATCGCGTGGGTCGGCGCGCGGCGCTCGTCATTTCCGCTGGACTGATCTCGGTTTCGATGTTCGGCACAGCGATGCTCCCGGGGATCGAGACGGCCGGGATCTGGGGCGGTATCGGGATGGTCGTACTCCGATGTGTCGCCGGATTCTCGGTTGGCGCCGAATACACCGGAACCATGGTGTACCTCATGGAGTCGGCCACGCCCGGGCGGCGCGGCCTCGCCACCTCGTGGGCCGCAGCGAACAGCGAAATCGGCTCGCTACTCGCCGTCGGTCTCGGCGCGTTGTTCGCGAGCATGCTCACCCCCGACGCGATGCAGGAGTGGGGTTGGCGGATCCTGTTCGTCATCGGCGGCATCCTCGCGGCGATCATGATTCCCCTGCGCAGCATGCTCGAGGAAACCGAGACGACCAAGCGCATCCAGACCGCGCAGCCGCGGGAGCGTGACGCCTCGCTGAAGTCGTGGCGATCCTCTCCCCTCGTGCTCGTACTGCGCCACCAGCCGCGCGCGGTGCTCGTCGCTTTCCTCATCTCCTCGATCGGCGCGACGAGCTACTTCCTCGGCATCACCTACGTTCCCACCTACCTCACCAACGAGGTCCACCTCGCGGAGGCGGGTTCGCTCGGGCTCGGCACCATCGCGGCAGTCGTCGCGATCATCGTCACTCCCCTGTTCGGGCTACTCGCCGACCAGGTTGGGCGCAGGCGTTCGCTCATCGGGCTCGTCGTCGGGCTCGTGCTCACCACAGTCCCCGTGTATGCCCTGCTCCACGTCGGTTCGGACGGCGTCGGGATCATCGCGGCGTCCTTCCTCGCTGTTCCGGCAGCCGGCTGGAGCGCGATCGCCGCGTCCACGATCCCCGAACAATTCACCGCCGTAGGCCGCTTCTCCGGGATGGCCATCGGCTACAACATCGCCACGGTCCTCTTCGGCGGGCTCTCCCCGCTCATCGCGACGGGCCTCATCGCCGCGACCGGAGTGTCCCTCGCGCCGGCGATCTACGCCACGGTCATCTTCCTCGCCGCCGGCATTCCCGGCCTGATGCTGATGCGCAATATGAGCGGCGCCCAGCTCGACGAGGTAGACCGAGACGACATGCTCGTCGGCGTCTAA
- a CDS encoding DUF1801 domain-containing protein, whose protein sequence is MASKDEKNLSKVIDKIAKMDEPQRSLVQRVHEIIVAAAPALKPRIWYGMPAYALSASTPALVTLRNDERVNLALTEKVELAPAGGHDGKLMPAAL, encoded by the coding sequence ATGGCATCGAAGGACGAGAAGAACCTCTCGAAGGTGATCGACAAGATCGCAAAGATGGACGAACCGCAACGCTCGCTCGTACAGCGAGTTCACGAGATAATCGTCGCCGCTGCTCCCGCTCTGAAGCCACGGATCTGGTACGGCATGCCCGCTTATGCACTGTCCGCGAGCACGCCGGCTCTGGTGACTCTTCGAAACGACGAGCGAGTCAATCTCGCTCTCACCGAAAAAGTTGAGCTCGCGCCCGCCGGCGGCCATGACGGGAAGTTGATGCCCGCAGCCTTGTAA
- a CDS encoding SDR family oxidoreductase, producing the protein MRHDLRNARILITGGGNGIGRLLALKSAARGAHVIVWDLSAESGEKVAEEIRAKGGTCDAYTVDVTNREDVALTAEKVGDIDILVNNAGVVTGKPLLEASESEIDRTFDVNTKSLYWTTRAFLGGMVERRKGMVVTVASAAGMVGVAKQTDYSASKFAAFGFAESLRAELQKSRSGVDSLVVCPFYIDTGMFDGVQTKFPLLLPILHEDDVAEKMVAAIEAGKKQLIMPPFVRYLPAARLLPAPAFDKLMNFLGVNNTMDEFHGR; encoded by the coding sequence GTGCGTCACGACCTGCGCAATGCTCGAATTCTCATCACCGGCGGCGGCAACGGCATCGGGCGCCTGCTCGCGCTCAAGTCCGCGGCGCGTGGTGCGCACGTGATCGTGTGGGACCTATCGGCCGAGTCGGGGGAGAAGGTCGCCGAAGAGATCCGCGCGAAGGGCGGCACCTGCGACGCCTACACTGTCGACGTCACGAACCGCGAAGATGTGGCCCTCACCGCGGAAAAGGTTGGCGATATCGACATCCTCGTGAACAACGCCGGCGTCGTCACGGGCAAACCGCTTCTCGAGGCCAGCGAGTCGGAGATCGACCGGACCTTCGACGTCAACACCAAGTCCCTGTACTGGACCACCCGTGCGTTCCTCGGCGGGATGGTCGAGCGCCGCAAGGGCATGGTCGTGACCGTCGCGAGCGCGGCGGGCATGGTCGGTGTTGCGAAGCAGACCGATTACTCCGCGAGTAAGTTTGCCGCCTTCGGTTTCGCCGAATCGCTGCGCGCCGAACTGCAGAAGTCGCGAAGCGGCGTGGATTCGCTCGTCGTGTGCCCGTTCTACATCGATACGGGCATGTTCGACGGCGTGCAGACCAAGTTCCCGCTGCTCCTGCCGATCCTCCACGAGGATGACGTCGCCGAGAAGATGGTAGCGGCGATCGAGGCGGGCAAGAAGCAGCTCATCATGCCGCCGTTCGTCCGTTATCTCCCGGCGGCCCGTCTGCTACCTGCTCCGGCCTTCGACAAGCTGATGAACTTCCTCGGCGTGAACAACACGATGGATGAGTTCCACGGCCGCTGA